The DNA region CTTCTCTTCTTGTAGCTTCTTTATATAATTTATAAAACTGTTTTTCCATTACTCCATATATAAATTTAGCTTTTTGTTTCTCTCTTAACTGAACAGCATATTCAGTAGGTTTTTGATTTGCATTTGGTCTAGGACCTCTATTTGATTTTTTATTTACACCTAAAACAATAGGATCTATTCCAAGCGCTCTACATCTTTTTATTATAGGCTGTCTATTTCTTGCCACTTTGTTTTTCCTCCCTTATTTACAAAAATTACAACAACAATTAGATAATACTACACTCTTCTTCTTTTTGGTGGTCTACAACCATTATGAGGTACAGGTGTAACATCAACTATTTTAGTTACTTCAAGCCCTGCAGCTTGTAGTGATCTTATTGTAGATTCTCTTCCTGAACCAGGACCTTTTACTCTAACTTCTACTTTTTTCATCCCATTTTCTACAGCTACTTGTGCCGCTTGTTCAGCAGCTATTTGCGCAGCAAATGGAGTTCCTTTTTTAGTTCCTTTAAATCCTGATGTACCTCCAGATTTCCATGACACAACGTTTCCTTCTGTGTCTGTAA from Hypnocyclicus thermotrophus includes:
- the rpsK gene encoding 30S ribosomal protein S11, giving the protein MAKKRVTSKKKKLKNIPVGIAYIHSSFNNTIIAITDTEGNVVSWKSGGTSGFKGTKKGTPFAAQIAAEQAAQVAVENGMKKVEVRVKGPGSGRESTIRSLQAAGLEVTKIVDVTPVPHNGCRPPKRRRV